The following proteins come from a genomic window of Trifolium pratense cultivar HEN17-A07 linkage group LG4, ARS_RC_1.1, whole genome shotgun sequence:
- the LOC123921221 gene encoding potassium transporter 1 isoform X1: MNPSEQFVEHGISQQNLKKTTCANVLTLAYQSLGVVYGDLSTSPLYVYKTSFSGKLSLKEDDEEIFGVLSFIFWTFTIIALFKYVFIVMSADDNGEGGTFALYSLLCRHAKLSILPNQQPTDENLSAYSTEDSADTWQSSVLKLFIEKHPRFQTGLLIFVLLGTCMTIGDGVITPAISVFSAVSGVQVKINQLHDNYVVIVSCIILVGLFSIQHHGTHRVAFLFAPVVAAWLLCISGIGIYNIFRWNRQVYRALSPVYMFRFLKTTGIEGWLSLSGVVLSITGVETMYADMGHFSALSIKIAFTCLVYPCLILAYMGEAAFLSKHHYDIQRSFYKAIPEAVFWPVFIVATFAAVVGSQAVISATFSIISQCCALNCFPRVKIVHTSSKIYGQIYVPEINWILMCLCLAVTIGLRDTNMMGHAYGLAITTVMFVTTCLMTLVIIIVWKQGIIKALTCLLLFGSIELLYISASVCKIPEGGWIPILLSFIFMAIMFTWNYGTMKKHQFDVENKVSMTKMLSLGPCLGMVRVPGIGLIFSNLASGIPAIFGHFITNLPAFHQVLVFVCAKSVQVPYVSENERLVISRVGPKEYHMFRCIVRYGYKDMQQENYNFENKLVSEIIQFIEIEDGVQDEQTDELTIDDGNINIEESYKVESSLILKAKELGVTYIVGHSYAEAKKSSSILKKFGIDVVFAFLSKNCREPDIMLEVAHTSLLEVGMVYHV, encoded by the exons ATGAATCCTTCTGAGCAATTTGTTGAACATGGAATATCTCAACAG AATTTAAAGAAAACAACTTGTGCAAATGTGTTGACTCTAGCATACCAAAGTCTTGGAGTAGTCTATGGTGACCTTAGTACTTCTCCTCTTTATGTATACAAGACATCATTCTCAGGGAAATTGAGCCTCAAAGAAGATGATGAGGAAATTTTTGGGGTGCTTTCATTCATTTTCTGGACATTTACCATTATTGCTCTCTTCAAATATGTTTTCATTGTTATGTCTGCTGATGATAATGGAGAAG GAGGAACCTTTGCATTATACTCACTTCTCTGCAGACATGCAAAACTGAGCATTTTGCCAAATCAGCAACCTACAGATGAGAATTTATCTGCTTATTCAACAGAAGATTCAGCTGATACATGGCAATCATCAGTTTTGAAGTTGTTCATTGAAAAGCATCCTAGGTTCCAAACAGGACTTCTGATCTTTGTTCTGTTGGGAACATGTATGACGATTGGTGATGGCGTGATTACTCCTGCAATATCAG TATTTTCAGCAGTTTCCGGAGTTCAAGTTAAGATCAATCAACTCCATGACA ATTATGTTGTTATAGTCTCATGTATCATTTTAGTTGGCCTTTTCTCCATTCAGCATCATGGGACACATAGAGTTGCCTTCTTGTTTGCTCCAGTTGTTGCAGCATGGCTTTTATGCATCAGTGGTATTGGTATATACAACATATTCCGCTGGAACCGACAAGTATATCGCGCACTTTCTCCGGTCTATATGTTTAGGTTTCTCAAAACCACTGGCATTGAAGGATGGTTGTCATTAAGTGGAGTGGTGCTTTCAATAACAG GTGTGGAGACAATGTATGCTGATATGGGCCATTTTTCTGCACTCTCAATAAAG ATAGCTTTCACATGTTTAGTATATCCCTGCCTGATTTTGGCGTACATGGGCGAGGCTGCATTTCTCTCTAAGCACCATTATGACATTCAGAGAAGTTTCTACAAAGCCATACCAG AAGCTGTATTTTGGCCAGTTTTTATAGTGGCCACTTTTGCTGCTGTTGTAGGAAGTCAAGCAGTGATTTCTGCAACTTTTTCTATCATAAGCCAGTGCTGTGCATTAAATTGTTTTCCTCGAGTCAAGATTGTTCATACTTCAAGCAAAATATATGGACAGATTTATGTTCCAGAGATCAATTGGATATTAATGTGCCTTTGTTTAGCTGTCACAATTGGCCTTAGGGATACAAACATGATGGGTCATGCATATG GGTTGGCTATCACTACCGTTATGTTTGTGACAACATGTTTGATGACACTGGTAATTATAATTGTTTGGAAACAAGGGATAATAAAAGCACTTACATGTTTACTATTGTTTGGATCTATTGAACTTCTTTACATCTCAGCTTCTGTTTGCAAAATACCCGAAGGAGGTTGGATTCCAATTTTGCTATCATTCATTTTTATGGCCATAATGTTCACATGGAACTATGGAACAATGAAGAAACACCAATTTGATGTGGAAAACAAGGTCTCAATGACCAAGATGCTATCCTTAGGACCTTGTTTAGGCATGGTCCGTGTCCCCGGAATCGGACTCATTTTCAGTAATCTTGCTTCCGGTATCCCTGCTATTTTCGGTCATTTCATCACAAACTTACCAGCATTCCATCAGGTGTTGGTTTTTGTATgtgctaaatcagttcaagtcCCTTATGTTAGTGAAAATGAAAGATTAGTCATCAGCCGAGTCGGTCCGAAGGAGTACCACATGTTTCGATGCATAGTTAGATACGGTTATAAAGATATGCAACAAGAGAATTACAATTTTGAGAATAAATTGGTATCTGAAATAATTCAGTTTATAGAAATAGAAGACGGTGTTCAAGACGAACAAACAGATGAATTGACTATAGATGACGGAAACATAAATATAGAAGAGTCCTATAAAGTTGAGTCTTCGCTGATTTTAAAAGCCAAGGAATTAGGTGTTACTTATATAGTTGGACATTCGTATGCAGAGGCAAAAAAATCATCTTCAATtctaaagaaatttggaatAGATGTTGTTTTTGCTTTTCTAAGCAAAAACTGCAGAGAGCCTGATATTATGTTGGAAGTAGCTCATACTTCTTTGCTAGAAGTTGGTATGGTCTACCATGTCTAA
- the LOC123921221 gene encoding potassium transporter 1 isoform X2, which yields MKTACRIYKRGTFALYSLLCRHAKLSILPNQQPTDENLSAYSTEDSADTWQSSVLKLFIEKHPRFQTGLLIFVLLGTCMTIGDGVITPAISVFSAVSGVQVKINQLHDNYVVIVSCIILVGLFSIQHHGTHRVAFLFAPVVAAWLLCISGIGIYNIFRWNRQVYRALSPVYMFRFLKTTGIEGWLSLSGVVLSITGVETMYADMGHFSALSIKIAFTCLVYPCLILAYMGEAAFLSKHHYDIQRSFYKAIPEAVFWPVFIVATFAAVVGSQAVISATFSIISQCCALNCFPRVKIVHTSSKIYGQIYVPEINWILMCLCLAVTIGLRDTNMMGHAYGLAITTVMFVTTCLMTLVIIIVWKQGIIKALTCLLLFGSIELLYISASVCKIPEGGWIPILLSFIFMAIMFTWNYGTMKKHQFDVENKVSMTKMLSLGPCLGMVRVPGIGLIFSNLASGIPAIFGHFITNLPAFHQVLVFVCAKSVQVPYVSENERLVISRVGPKEYHMFRCIVRYGYKDMQQENYNFENKLVSEIIQFIEIEDGVQDEQTDELTIDDGNINIEESYKVESSLILKAKELGVTYIVGHSYAEAKKSSSILKKFGIDVVFAFLSKNCREPDIMLEVAHTSLLEVGMVYHV from the exons ATGAAAACAGCATGTAGAATATATAAAA GAGGAACCTTTGCATTATACTCACTTCTCTGCAGACATGCAAAACTGAGCATTTTGCCAAATCAGCAACCTACAGATGAGAATTTATCTGCTTATTCAACAGAAGATTCAGCTGATACATGGCAATCATCAGTTTTGAAGTTGTTCATTGAAAAGCATCCTAGGTTCCAAACAGGACTTCTGATCTTTGTTCTGTTGGGAACATGTATGACGATTGGTGATGGCGTGATTACTCCTGCAATATCAG TATTTTCAGCAGTTTCCGGAGTTCAAGTTAAGATCAATCAACTCCATGACA ATTATGTTGTTATAGTCTCATGTATCATTTTAGTTGGCCTTTTCTCCATTCAGCATCATGGGACACATAGAGTTGCCTTCTTGTTTGCTCCAGTTGTTGCAGCATGGCTTTTATGCATCAGTGGTATTGGTATATACAACATATTCCGCTGGAACCGACAAGTATATCGCGCACTTTCTCCGGTCTATATGTTTAGGTTTCTCAAAACCACTGGCATTGAAGGATGGTTGTCATTAAGTGGAGTGGTGCTTTCAATAACAG GTGTGGAGACAATGTATGCTGATATGGGCCATTTTTCTGCACTCTCAATAAAG ATAGCTTTCACATGTTTAGTATATCCCTGCCTGATTTTGGCGTACATGGGCGAGGCTGCATTTCTCTCTAAGCACCATTATGACATTCAGAGAAGTTTCTACAAAGCCATACCAG AAGCTGTATTTTGGCCAGTTTTTATAGTGGCCACTTTTGCTGCTGTTGTAGGAAGTCAAGCAGTGATTTCTGCAACTTTTTCTATCATAAGCCAGTGCTGTGCATTAAATTGTTTTCCTCGAGTCAAGATTGTTCATACTTCAAGCAAAATATATGGACAGATTTATGTTCCAGAGATCAATTGGATATTAATGTGCCTTTGTTTAGCTGTCACAATTGGCCTTAGGGATACAAACATGATGGGTCATGCATATG GGTTGGCTATCACTACCGTTATGTTTGTGACAACATGTTTGATGACACTGGTAATTATAATTGTTTGGAAACAAGGGATAATAAAAGCACTTACATGTTTACTATTGTTTGGATCTATTGAACTTCTTTACATCTCAGCTTCTGTTTGCAAAATACCCGAAGGAGGTTGGATTCCAATTTTGCTATCATTCATTTTTATGGCCATAATGTTCACATGGAACTATGGAACAATGAAGAAACACCAATTTGATGTGGAAAACAAGGTCTCAATGACCAAGATGCTATCCTTAGGACCTTGTTTAGGCATGGTCCGTGTCCCCGGAATCGGACTCATTTTCAGTAATCTTGCTTCCGGTATCCCTGCTATTTTCGGTCATTTCATCACAAACTTACCAGCATTCCATCAGGTGTTGGTTTTTGTATgtgctaaatcagttcaagtcCCTTATGTTAGTGAAAATGAAAGATTAGTCATCAGCCGAGTCGGTCCGAAGGAGTACCACATGTTTCGATGCATAGTTAGATACGGTTATAAAGATATGCAACAAGAGAATTACAATTTTGAGAATAAATTGGTATCTGAAATAATTCAGTTTATAGAAATAGAAGACGGTGTTCAAGACGAACAAACAGATGAATTGACTATAGATGACGGAAACATAAATATAGAAGAGTCCTATAAAGTTGAGTCTTCGCTGATTTTAAAAGCCAAGGAATTAGGTGTTACTTATATAGTTGGACATTCGTATGCAGAGGCAAAAAAATCATCTTCAATtctaaagaaatttggaatAGATGTTGTTTTTGCTTTTCTAAGCAAAAACTGCAGAGAGCCTGATATTATGTTGGAAGTAGCTCATACTTCTTTGCTAGAAGTTGGTATGGTCTACCATGTCTAA